A section of the Subtercola frigoramans genome encodes:
- the aceB gene encoding malate synthase A, with the protein MATQPRIEILGENEYRFDEILTPDALAFVTRLHDQFAHRRQERLHDRMNRRVNVENGRDFRFLPETASIREDATWHVAGAGPGLEDRRVEITGPVDRFSAVAALNSGAKAWGADLEDATSPTWSNIIGGQLTLFDAVRRQLDFIDDDGVSHQLRTGELPTIVMRPRGWHLVEKHLKFTDRAGQRQAASASLVDFGLYLFHNAQRLIDSGKGPYFYLPKLEDHLEARLWDDIFTFSENALGIHHGTIRATVLIETISAAFEMDEILYELRDHCAGLNAGRWDYMFSLLKSYRERGRQFVFPDRTRVTMTVPFMRNYTELLVATCHKRGAYAIGGMSAFIPDAHKPELTEEALARVSEDKRREVQDGFDGTWVANPALVLTARAEFDEVLGTNPNQITRQRDDVEVTAEQLLDVRSLDKVVTDAGVRSNVTVALRYIESWLRGVGAVELENIVADASAAEISRAQLWQWIHYSIVTAEGHRITTESVTAELAEQVRSAGRFPGDQFDAAADIVRLVALEEEFPTYLTIPAYAHYLVDVPARIPVAA; encoded by the coding sequence ATGGCTACACAACCCCGCATCGAGATCCTCGGTGAGAACGAATACCGCTTCGACGAGATTCTGACACCGGATGCCCTTGCCTTCGTGACGCGGCTGCACGATCAGTTCGCGCACCGTCGCCAGGAGCGGCTGCACGATCGCATGAACCGCCGCGTGAATGTCGAGAACGGCCGCGACTTCCGCTTTCTGCCCGAAACGGCGTCGATTCGTGAAGACGCGACGTGGCACGTTGCCGGCGCAGGCCCAGGCCTTGAAGACCGACGCGTGGAGATCACCGGGCCCGTCGACAGGTTCAGCGCTGTTGCCGCCCTGAACTCGGGAGCCAAGGCGTGGGGCGCCGACCTCGAAGACGCCACCAGCCCGACGTGGTCGAACATCATCGGCGGCCAGTTGACACTGTTCGACGCGGTTCGCCGGCAGCTCGACTTCATCGACGACGATGGAGTGAGCCACCAGCTTCGCACCGGCGAACTGCCGACCATCGTGATGCGGCCGCGCGGCTGGCACCTCGTTGAGAAGCACCTGAAGTTCACCGATCGTGCAGGGCAGCGGCAGGCAGCGTCGGCCTCCCTGGTCGACTTCGGCCTGTACCTCTTCCACAACGCACAGAGGCTCATCGACTCGGGCAAGGGCCCCTACTTCTACCTTCCTAAGCTCGAAGACCACCTCGAGGCGCGCCTGTGGGACGACATCTTCACCTTCAGCGAGAACGCGCTGGGTATCCACCACGGCACGATTCGCGCGACGGTGCTGATCGAGACCATCTCGGCCGCCTTCGAGATGGACGAGATCCTCTACGAACTGCGCGATCACTGTGCTGGGCTCAACGCTGGCCGCTGGGACTACATGTTCAGCCTCCTGAAGAGCTACCGTGAGCGCGGGCGCCAGTTCGTCTTCCCCGACCGCACCCGCGTCACGATGACGGTTCCGTTCATGCGCAACTACACTGAGTTGCTCGTCGCCACCTGCCACAAGCGGGGAGCATATGCCATCGGAGGCATGAGCGCCTTCATCCCTGACGCGCACAAACCAGAACTCACCGAAGAGGCGCTGGCACGAGTCTCAGAAGACAAGCGTCGCGAAGTGCAGGACGGCTTCGACGGCACCTGGGTGGCCAATCCTGCCCTGGTCCTCACGGCGCGCGCAGAGTTCGACGAAGTTCTCGGCACGAACCCGAACCAGATCACTCGCCAGCGCGACGACGTCGAGGTGACCGCAGAGCAGCTGCTCGATGTGCGTTCCCTCGACAAGGTGGTGACTGATGCGGGTGTCCGCTCGAACGTGACCGTCGCTCTGCGCTACATCGAGAGCTGGCTGCGCGGCGTCGGAGCTGTCGAGCTGGAGAACATCGTCGCTGACGCCTCGGCGGCCGAGATCTCACGTGCACAGTTGTGGCAGTGGATCCACTATTCGATCGTCACGGCGGAAGGACACCGCATCACCACAGAGTCTGTCACCGCAGAACTCGCGGAGCAGGTGCGCTCTGCAGGTCGATTCCCCGGCGACCAGTTCGATGCCGCAGCCGACATCGTTCGGCTCGTGGCTCTCGAGGAGGAATTCCCGACCTACCTCACCATTCCGGCGTACGCTCACTACCTCGTCGATGTTCCCGCCCGAATTCCTGTGGCCGCCTGA
- a CDS encoding cupin domain-containing protein: MVTSPFGKPVIGNRDANPAHWAPGSWVEPASGTQTKGESVVIREGSTTGLHRAGLWRSGIGVPGCEPDGSCRIDYSAPDGDETLVVLDGEARVTVTGTGETHVLRPGSIVSHPKGLGLTWEITSAAFRKFWVIWDSPDAAAADDHLYVRHVDDDDPASWEPYEWDDADGRHWRCGENLVMRSTGSTGSLKCGLWRSGPDTGDGTELAAVTPEAGSVCEGSRCAGHTISASRGIGDESMLLLNGRAHIVNHDSGEEFDVEPGDIIAQYMGPNITWTSKSRYMKKFFIMTNATVPA; the protein is encoded by the coding sequence ATGGTGACATCGCCATTCGGCAAGCCAGTCATCGGCAATCGAGACGCCAACCCGGCGCACTGGGCGCCGGGTTCGTGGGTCGAACCCGCGAGCGGAACACAGACCAAGGGCGAGTCGGTGGTGATACGCGAGGGAAGCACCACAGGCCTGCACCGTGCTGGCCTCTGGCGGTCGGGTATCGGTGTTCCCGGATGCGAGCCCGACGGAAGCTGCCGGATCGACTACTCGGCACCCGATGGTGACGAGACTCTCGTCGTCCTCGATGGCGAAGCCCGCGTGACGGTGACCGGTACGGGCGAAACCCATGTTCTGCGCCCCGGATCGATCGTCAGTCACCCCAAGGGTCTCGGGCTGACGTGGGAGATCACGTCAGCGGCATTCAGGAAGTTCTGGGTGATCTGGGACAGCCCGGACGCTGCTGCTGCAGACGACCACCTGTACGTGCGCCACGTCGATGACGACGACCCAGCCTCATGGGAACCCTACGAATGGGACGACGCGGATGGCCGGCACTGGAGGTGCGGTGAGAACTTGGTGATGCGATCGACGGGCTCCACAGGCAGCCTCAAGTGTGGATTGTGGCGGAGCGGGCCGGATACCGGTGACGGAACGGAGCTCGCGGCAGTTACGCCCGAGGCTGGTTCGGTCTGCGAAGGAAGTCGATGTGCTGGCCACACGATCAGCGCTTCACGAGGAATCGGTGACGAGAGCATGTTGTTGCTCAACGGAAGAGCGCACATCGTCAATCATGATTCGGGTGAGGAGTTCGATGTCGAACCCGGAGACATCATCGCGCAGTACATGGGACCGAACATCACATGGACGTCGAAGAGCCGCTATATGAAGAAGTTCTTCATCATGACCAACGCGACTGTTCCGGCCTGA
- a CDS encoding malate synthase G, with translation MIDRIDVAGLSVAVPLYDFVSEALPLAGIEAQVFWNGVADLLADLTPRNLELLRTRDELQRRIDDFHRAAPGPVEPQQYLSFLREIGYLVDADAGQAAGFVTTEGVDDEIRRQSGPQLVVPLLNRRFAANAVNARWGSLYDALYGTDAIDQSGDQAAGGAYNPVRGAAVVAEARRFLDSAIPLETGSHTGALGYSVDAEGLRVETMAGPVRLAEPSALLGYRGDGAQPEALVFVHHGLHFEVLVDREHPVGSTDAAGVADVLLESAVTTIMDLEDSVAAVDADDKVVGYRNWLELMTGTLAEEVTKGGRTFVRGMNPDREYQAVAGSTATLRGRSLLFIRNVGHLMTTDAILDPDGQEVFEGILDAIMTGLGSVTDIRGGGALPNSLTGSMYIVKPKMHGPEEVAFAVELFSRVEQLLALPERSIKLGIMDEERRTSVNLRECIRAASDRVVFINTGFLDRTGDEIHTSMLAGPFVRKAEMKSEPWIAAYEASNVDIGIAAGLPGRAQIGKGMWAMPDLMADMLEQKIQHPLQGATTAWVPSPTAATLHALHYHRVDVPAVQRELAGRTPAEVTEILRIPLATREYSAAERQAELDNNVQGILGYVVRWVDEGIGCSKVPDIHDVALMEDRATCRISSQHVANWLLHGIVTLAQVDETLRRMAAIVDAQNSGDPNYRPMAAEFDGAAFAAARSLIVEGTRQPSGYTEPILHRYRREVKAAEQPQLIG, from the coding sequence GTGATCGACAGAATAGATGTTGCTGGCCTCTCCGTGGCCGTGCCGTTGTATGACTTCGTCTCCGAGGCGCTGCCCCTCGCTGGGATTGAAGCGCAGGTCTTCTGGAATGGCGTCGCCGACCTCCTGGCAGACCTCACGCCGAGAAACCTCGAGCTGCTGCGAACGCGAGACGAGTTGCAGCGCCGCATCGACGACTTCCATCGGGCTGCCCCCGGCCCGGTCGAACCGCAGCAGTACCTCTCCTTCCTGCGGGAGATCGGTTACCTGGTCGATGCAGACGCTGGCCAGGCGGCCGGCTTCGTCACCACTGAGGGTGTGGATGATGAGATCCGCCGTCAATCGGGCCCCCAACTCGTCGTTCCCCTGCTGAATCGTCGCTTTGCGGCCAACGCCGTCAACGCGCGCTGGGGTTCACTGTATGATGCGCTCTACGGCACGGATGCGATCGACCAGTCGGGCGACCAGGCCGCGGGAGGTGCCTACAACCCCGTGCGCGGCGCCGCCGTCGTTGCCGAAGCGCGCCGATTCCTCGACTCGGCCATCCCGCTCGAGACCGGCAGCCACACCGGGGCACTCGGGTACTCGGTCGATGCCGAGGGGTTGAGGGTCGAGACGATGGCCGGGCCCGTCCGGCTCGCGGAGCCTTCCGCCCTGCTCGGGTACCGCGGTGACGGCGCTCAGCCCGAGGCGCTGGTTTTCGTTCACCACGGCCTGCACTTCGAGGTGCTGGTCGACCGCGAGCATCCTGTCGGCTCGACCGATGCGGCTGGCGTGGCTGACGTTCTGCTCGAGTCGGCCGTCACGACCATCATGGATCTCGAAGACTCCGTTGCGGCCGTTGATGCCGACGACAAGGTCGTGGGGTACCGCAACTGGCTCGAGCTGATGACGGGCACGCTCGCCGAAGAGGTGACGAAGGGTGGGCGTACCTTCGTGCGCGGCATGAACCCTGACCGCGAGTACCAGGCGGTCGCCGGTAGCACGGCAACACTTCGCGGCCGCTCGCTGCTCTTCATTCGCAACGTCGGTCACCTGATGACCACCGATGCGATTCTCGACCCCGATGGCCAGGAGGTGTTCGAGGGAATCCTCGACGCGATCATGACCGGCCTGGGTTCTGTCACAGACATCCGCGGCGGCGGCGCACTGCCGAACTCGCTCACCGGATCGATGTACATCGTGAAACCCAAGATGCACGGGCCGGAGGAAGTCGCCTTCGCCGTCGAACTCTTCTCGCGGGTCGAGCAGCTGCTCGCTCTGCCCGAACGCTCGATCAAGCTCGGCATCATGGACGAGGAGCGCCGCACCTCGGTGAATCTGCGCGAATGCATCCGTGCGGCATCCGACAGGGTGGTGTTCATCAACACCGGGTTCCTCGATCGCACCGGCGACGAGATCCACACCTCCATGCTCGCCGGGCCGTTCGTTCGCAAGGCGGAGATGAAGTCTGAACCGTGGATCGCGGCCTACGAGGCGTCGAACGTCGACATCGGCATCGCAGCCGGGCTGCCGGGGCGGGCGCAGATCGGTAAGGGTATGTGGGCCATGCCCGACCTCATGGCCGACATGCTCGAGCAGAAGATCCAGCATCCCCTGCAGGGCGCGACGACGGCGTGGGTTCCCTCACCGACCGCTGCGACCCTGCACGCGCTGCACTACCACCGAGTCGATGTTCCTGCCGTGCAGCGCGAGCTTGCCGGGCGAACACCAGCTGAGGTCACCGAGATCCTGCGCATTCCGCTTGCCACGCGCGAGTACAGCGCCGCAGAGCGACAGGCTGAGCTCGACAACAATGTGCAGGGCATCCTCGGCTATGTGGTGCGCTGGGTCGATGAGGGCATCGGATGCTCGAAAGTGCCCGACATTCACGACGTCGCGCTGATGGAAGACCGTGCGACCTGCCGCATCTCGTCGCAGCACGTGGCGAACTGGCTGCTGCACGGCATCGTGACGCTCGCACAGGTCGACGAGACCCTGCGGCGCATGGCGGCGATCGTCGATGCACAGAACTCCGGCGACCCGAACTACCGGCCGATGGCTGCCGAATTCGATGGTGCTGCCTTCGCCGCTGCGCGGTCGCTCATCGTCGAGGGTACCCGCCAGCCGAGCGGGTACACCGAGCCCAT
- a CDS encoding sugar phosphate isomerase/epimerase family protein encodes MSQPSVQLYSIRNAIDEDLQRAVARIADIGFTLVEPYGFVDRVDEFERAFADAGVSAPSGHAPVIDSAEPERAFAAAAQLGITTLIDPYIPSDRWQSADDAHRIADRVNELATQAATIGLSFGYHNHQWEFANTVGGRAIYELFVDRLEPDVVLELDTFWSTVGGADTPALISSLGDRLRFMHVKDGHTTGDIATALPSSESALSVPEALAAAYKNQKPAGQGDVDVRAILAAAPNALRVVEFDGYAGDVFDGIAQSFAWLQENDK; translated from the coding sequence ATGAGCCAACCGTCCGTGCAGCTCTACAGCATTCGCAATGCCATCGATGAAGATCTGCAGCGTGCAGTCGCGCGCATAGCCGACATCGGCTTCACCCTCGTTGAGCCGTATGGATTCGTCGACCGTGTCGATGAGTTCGAACGTGCCTTCGCCGACGCCGGGGTGAGTGCACCCTCGGGACACGCACCGGTCATCGATTCCGCAGAGCCAGAGCGCGCCTTCGCCGCCGCCGCGCAACTCGGCATCACGACCCTCATCGACCCATACATTCCGAGCGACCGCTGGCAATCGGCTGACGATGCCCATCGGATCGCCGATCGGGTGAACGAGCTTGCCACCCAGGCCGCGACCATCGGACTGTCTTTCGGATACCACAATCACCAGTGGGAGTTCGCGAACACGGTCGGCGGCCGAGCCATATATGAACTGTTCGTAGATCGGCTTGAGCCCGATGTCGTTCTCGAACTCGACACTTTCTGGTCGACAGTCGGTGGCGCCGACACCCCCGCGTTGATCTCTTCACTCGGGGACCGACTGAGGTTCATGCACGTGAAAGACGGTCATACGACGGGCGACATCGCTACGGCCCTGCCTAGCAGCGAGAGCGCGCTGTCGGTGCCAGAGGCGCTCGCAGCCGCCTACAAGAACCAGAAGCCGGCGGGCCAGGGCGATGTCGATGTGCGGGCGATCCTCGCTGCAGCCCCGAACGCCCTCCGTGTTGTCGAGTTCGACGGGTATGCGGGTGATGTATTCGACGGAATCGCCCAGTCGTTCGCGTGGCTTCAGGAGAACGACAAGTGA
- a CDS encoding aldo/keto reductase has translation MTAVTPCSAARRRRLDPFGPLGFGGASLGNMFDAIDDQTADDTLSAAWASGVRHFDTAPVYGRGLGELRFGHFLRRQPRADYQVSTKVGRIVRASFTPSSSQVDTSQGPGAAETSIFTEALPFRVDVDYGYDAALRSVEGSMIRLGLDFLDIVYVHDLGSDHLGDEWRRHFTVAESGAFRALAELRDQGVIGAWGLGNNVLAPQILAMEHADPDILHISGRYTLLDQTALDDLLPRAHEAGIPVVIGGPYNSGILAGSHRYDYHAASPDLLAARDRISTLCAEFDVDIRSVALQFATAHPAVAMVMPGTKHPRFAAENAERMTDPIPEGLWSALASAGCISPESPIPQLV, from the coding sequence ATGACTGCAGTCACACCGTGCTCTGCTGCGCGCCGGCGTCGGCTGGACCCGTTCGGGCCTCTTGGATTCGGTGGGGCGTCACTCGGCAACATGTTCGACGCCATCGATGACCAGACGGCAGACGACACACTCTCCGCGGCCTGGGCGTCGGGGGTGCGCCACTTCGATACAGCTCCCGTCTACGGCAGGGGGCTCGGAGAGCTCCGGTTCGGACACTTCCTGCGACGCCAACCGCGAGCGGACTACCAGGTGTCCACGAAGGTCGGGCGAATCGTCCGGGCCTCGTTCACACCGTCGAGTTCCCAGGTCGACACCAGCCAGGGGCCGGGCGCTGCCGAGACTTCGATCTTCACCGAAGCGCTCCCTTTTCGTGTCGACGTCGACTACGGGTATGACGCCGCATTGCGGTCCGTCGAAGGAAGCATGATCAGGCTCGGCCTCGACTTCCTGGACATCGTGTATGTGCACGACCTTGGTTCGGACCATCTCGGTGATGAGTGGCGCCGACACTTCACGGTCGCCGAGAGCGGGGCCTTCAGGGCCCTGGCCGAACTCCGGGACCAAGGGGTCATCGGGGCGTGGGGACTGGGAAACAACGTGCTCGCGCCGCAGATCCTGGCGATGGAACACGCAGACCCTGACATACTGCACATCTCCGGCAGGTACACGCTTCTCGACCAGACCGCACTGGATGACCTGCTGCCCCGCGCCCATGAGGCGGGCATCCCCGTGGTGATCGGCGGCCCGTACAACTCCGGCATCCTCGCCGGCTCCCATCGGTACGACTACCATGCTGCCTCACCGGATCTATTGGCCGCCCGGGACAGGATCAGCACACTGTGCGCGGAGTTCGACGTCGATATCCGTTCCGTCGCCCTTCAGTTCGCCACGGCTCACCCCGCCGTCGCGATGGTGATGCCGGGGACGAAGCATCCCCGGTTCGCCGCAGAGAACGCAGAACGCATGACGGATCCGATTCCGGAAGGCCTGTGGTCGGCTCTTGCTTCCGCAGGATGCATCAGCCCCGAATCCCCGATTCCGCAGCTGGTCTGA
- a CDS encoding Gfo/Idh/MocA family protein — protein sequence MSAAAGPVGVGVIGAGFISSTYLENMNRFLDLKVLFVADIDLARAQAQAEAFHIPGFGPVDELLAVDDIEIVVNLTTPAVHSEIGHRIVAAGKHVWSEKPFALDHDSARDLLAAAETAGVHVACAPDTVLGAGVQSALRAIARGVIGEPLTATTVFQTPGPESWHPNPAFLFSHGAGPLLDMGPYYLTTLVHIFGSASRVSAVSSTSRQTRVVGSGPIAGTEFPVQVATHHAALISFETGQSAQSTFSFQSALPRAGVLEISGTEGTIALPDPNRFDGASTLWELGSTEPQTLEPHGSTYGRGRGVLNLARSLRGLETVRASGELASHVLDVLLGIASSADSGLPVEIGSTVSRPTPLPEGWDPALPLL from the coding sequence GTGAGCGCCGCGGCAGGGCCTGTGGGCGTCGGTGTCATCGGGGCCGGGTTCATCTCCAGCACCTACCTGGAGAACATGAACCGGTTCCTCGATCTGAAGGTGCTCTTCGTCGCCGACATCGATCTCGCCCGGGCGCAAGCACAGGCGGAAGCGTTTCACATTCCCGGATTCGGTCCTGTCGATGAGCTGTTGGCCGTCGATGACATCGAGATCGTCGTCAACCTGACGACTCCGGCGGTGCACTCGGAGATCGGGCATCGAATCGTCGCGGCCGGCAAGCACGTGTGGAGCGAGAAGCCGTTTGCTCTCGACCACGACTCAGCGCGCGATCTGCTGGCTGCCGCAGAAACTGCAGGTGTTCACGTCGCCTGCGCCCCCGACACGGTTCTCGGCGCCGGGGTGCAGAGTGCACTGAGAGCAATCGCCCGCGGCGTCATCGGCGAGCCCCTCACCGCGACGACAGTGTTCCAGACGCCGGGACCCGAATCGTGGCACCCGAATCCCGCGTTCCTCTTCAGCCACGGTGCCGGGCCCCTGCTGGACATGGGCCCCTATTACCTGACAACGCTCGTGCACATCTTCGGGTCGGCCTCCCGGGTCTCCGCGGTGTCGTCCACATCACGACAGACGCGCGTGGTCGGAAGCGGCCCCATCGCCGGCACGGAATTCCCCGTTCAGGTGGCAACGCACCACGCCGCACTGATCAGTTTCGAGACAGGCCAGTCGGCACAGTCGACATTCTCGTTCCAGAGCGCCCTCCCTCGCGCCGGCGTCCTGGAGATCAGCGGTACGGAGGGAACGATCGCCCTGCCAGACCCCAATCGTTTCGACGGGGCGTCAACGCTCTGGGAATTGGGCAGCACGGAGCCCCAGACGCTTGAGCCACACGGTTCGACGTATGGCCGGGGCAGGGGCGTTCTCAATCTGGCGAGGTCGCTCCGTGGTCTGGAGACGGTCAGAGCGAGCGGCGAACTCGCGTCGCACGTTCTCGATGTGCTTCTCGGGATCGCTTCGTCCGCAGACTCTGGTCTGCCCGTTGAAATCGGTTCCACCGTTTCGAGACCAACACCTCTACCCGAGGGATGGGATCCGGCACTTCCCCTTCTCTGA
- the rraA gene encoding ribonuclease E activity regulator RraA has product MTATADLYDERGDELQSLALQLESLGGKPRFEGRIRTIRCFEDNGLVKQVLNSPGTGEVLVIDGGSSLQSALMGDLIGAAAVENGWHGVVIFGAVRDRAALGMLPIGVKALGSNPRKSAKTGDGELDSVLTVGSVVFRPGAGIWCDEDGILVER; this is encoded by the coding sequence ATGACAGCGACCGCAGACCTGTACGACGAACGGGGAGACGAACTCCAGTCCCTGGCGCTGCAGCTGGAATCCCTCGGGGGTAAACCTCGTTTCGAGGGGAGAATCCGAACGATCCGCTGTTTCGAAGACAACGGCCTTGTGAAGCAGGTGCTGAACTCCCCCGGCACGGGCGAAGTTCTGGTGATCGACGGCGGTTCGTCTCTCCAGTCTGCCTTGATGGGCGACCTGATCGGCGCAGCCGCCGTCGAGAACGGCTGGCACGGCGTCGTGATCTTCGGCGCCGTTCGTGATCGCGCTGCCCTCGGCATGCTGCCGATCGGCGTCAAAGCTCTGGGGAGCAACCCCCGCAAGAGCGCGAAGACCGGTGACGGCGAACTGGATTCGGTGCTGACCGTCGGCTCCGTGGTCTTCAGGCCAGGGGCCGGAATCTGGTGCGACGAAGACGGGATCCTCGTGGAGCGGTGA
- a CDS encoding sugar phosphate isomerase/epimerase family protein: MSGGLSRQVAICPLPWIREGRERFDNSHSNVERALSDHHAMGYAFVAFGLPDETGESEYRELLDRYSFAPAPGYYSSFFESDDRARENEEVRRVAALHSRFGLTDVFVASSLPPERRRKPAVGHLADADRLLRIADRLSEVAGIFAESGVTAALHPHVASWIETEDEIRAVLDATEGSELAFGPDVGHLFWAGADSVALVKDYRRRIRGIHLKDVCRSAVAAARFASADYSTATADYGIWMEPGRGDVPLDGIFVELGSDFDGWFIIEIDVPHLPDRFDSSAAALQFVTTHPYFRVGSS; this comes from the coding sequence ATGAGCGGCGGATTGTCACGCCAGGTGGCGATCTGCCCCTTGCCTTGGATCCGCGAGGGCCGGGAGCGTTTTGACAACTCGCACTCGAACGTGGAACGAGCCCTCAGTGATCACCACGCTATGGGGTACGCCTTCGTCGCATTCGGCCTGCCCGACGAAACGGGCGAGAGTGAATACCGCGAACTGCTCGACCGCTATTCGTTCGCCCCCGCGCCTGGGTACTACTCATCGTTCTTCGAGAGCGACGACCGCGCACGTGAGAATGAAGAAGTCAGGCGGGTCGCCGCACTCCACTCGCGCTTCGGTCTGACAGATGTCTTCGTAGCGAGTTCCCTCCCGCCGGAGCGGCGAAGGAAGCCTGCCGTCGGCCACCTCGCCGATGCAGATCGACTTCTCCGCATCGCGGATAGGTTGAGCGAGGTCGCGGGCATCTTCGCCGAGTCGGGAGTCACTGCAGCTCTTCACCCGCATGTCGCATCGTGGATCGAGACGGAGGACGAAATCCGGGCCGTCCTCGACGCGACGGAAGGGTCCGAACTCGCCTTCGGGCCCGACGTCGGGCACCTCTTCTGGGCAGGCGCGGATTCAGTCGCACTGGTGAAGGACTATCGACGACGGATTCGGGGGATCCACCTCAAGGATGTGTGCCGATCGGCCGTTGCCGCTGCACGGTTCGCCTCAGCCGACTATTCAACGGCAACGGCCGACTACGGCATCTGGATGGAACCAGGTCGAGGAGATGTTCCCCTCGACGGCATCTTCGTCGAGCTGGGATCGGACTTCGACGGCTGGTTCATCATTGAAATCGACGTACCTCACCTTCCGGACCGGTTCGATTCGTCGGCCGCCGCCCTGCAGTTCGTGACCACACACCCGTACTTCCGTGTCGGCTCCTCGTGA
- a CDS encoding MFS transporter — MISLSGAVFVSITTEMLPTGVLPNISSDFGVSTARAGFLVTIFAVTVVVLTGPLAAFTRRYSRKRVIVYVMLVLALSNVLSASAPTYEFLVGARILGGMAHGLFWAVVSAYSAHLVPKEQLGRAIALTAGGGSAAFVLGIPAGTALGNAVGWRMAFAVLGVLVLILTACIALYLPRVRHHVAQKGDRAAARLRTDPTLGPVLLVCALVVIMIAGHNTFYTYVVPWLTDAAHIPPGAVASYLLLFGIAGAAGVVVAGFVVGRFPRAGFASAIGGSAIALLILVAFPESTPAVIVAFVCWGVAFGGLPTMLQTRLMHVSSFRMRDPAAAMHTTAFNIGIGSGALLGGVLLDGAGVGALPVVTILVLIAVVLTSAAADFVLGFRSKRLPRVAASDFAATR; from the coding sequence ATGATCAGTCTCTCGGGTGCAGTCTTCGTCTCCATCACCACGGAGATGCTTCCGACGGGAGTACTCCCCAACATCTCCAGCGACTTTGGAGTGAGCACGGCGCGTGCGGGATTCCTCGTCACCATCTTCGCGGTGACGGTGGTGGTACTCACCGGGCCACTGGCCGCGTTCACACGCAGGTACTCACGCAAGCGAGTGATCGTCTACGTGATGCTTGTTCTTGCGCTCTCGAACGTCCTTTCAGCAAGCGCCCCGACCTACGAATTCCTGGTGGGCGCTCGGATCCTCGGCGGAATGGCCCACGGTCTGTTCTGGGCAGTGGTCTCGGCGTACTCCGCCCACCTCGTGCCCAAGGAGCAGTTGGGGCGTGCCATTGCCCTCACCGCGGGGGGAGGGTCGGCTGCCTTTGTCCTCGGTATTCCCGCGGGTACAGCGTTGGGAAATGCTGTCGGCTGGAGAATGGCGTTCGCTGTACTGGGTGTTCTGGTTCTCATCCTGACTGCGTGTATTGCCCTCTACCTCCCGCGAGTGCGCCACCATGTCGCACAGAAGGGTGACCGTGCCGCGGCGAGACTCCGCACCGACCCGACTCTCGGCCCCGTACTGCTCGTCTGCGCCTTGGTCGTGATCATGATCGCCGGTCACAACACGTTCTACACCTACGTTGTCCCGTGGCTCACCGACGCGGCCCACATTCCACCAGGGGCCGTTGCGTCGTACCTCCTTCTGTTCGGCATTGCCGGTGCTGCTGGCGTCGTCGTCGCGGGTTTTGTCGTCGGTCGGTTTCCCCGGGCCGGATTCGCCAGCGCGATCGGTGGGTCTGCTATTGCACTGCTCATCCTGGTTGCCTTTCCGGAGAGCACCCCAGCGGTCATCGTCGCGTTCGTCTGCTGGGGTGTTGCGTTCGGAGGCTTACCCACGATGCTCCAGACGCGCCTCATGCACGTCTCCTCGTTCCGTATGCGGGATCCCGCTGCAGCAATGCACACCACCGCTTTCAACATCGGGATTGGGTCAGGCGCCCTGCTCGGTGGTGTCCTTCTTGACGGTGCTGGTGTGGGAGCCCTCCCTGTCGTGACGATTCTGGTGTTGATCGCGGTCGTGCTGACGAGCGCAGCTGCGGATTTCGTTCTCGGTTTCCGGTCGAAGCGCCTGCCCCGGGTCGCGGCGAGCGACTTCGCGGCAACCCGGTAG